A DNA window from Stenotrophomonas sp. 57 contains the following coding sequences:
- a CDS encoding RNA polymerase sigma factor encodes MTTFAVSIDQTLERELPAAAGGCQHAYGRIVLACQNTVTAIALAITRDRQASEDIAQEAFVKGWQQLHQLRSSTSFLPWLRQITRNLARDWLRAQRGRPLTGEAAEVALGMAADPSPSTADRLQRVEEEIAAEDIISALPADSREVLLLYYREGQRSQQVADLLGLSDAAVRKRLSRARGLVREGLLQRFGEFARSSAPSAAFATTVVSMVLVAAPGTASAAILLGTGVGIGGSKLSLGGASAAGGTAMGSLTAALGQLHVMPAESWGAVIGGVVGGTVGSYFGGRFLMSYARSKAERADVRHFLYLNIGTCMLWCLTILMAVLLQAPLWAVLLVQVAGLAVVNYQCLVPLQRLMAPMIARDSLQRGLTGTNWKYEAMYGRTGIIAMNLMVIALVLYSLVRSGRL; translated from the coding sequence ATGACGACGTTCGCCGTATCGATCGACCAGACCCTGGAACGCGAGCTGCCGGCGGCCGCCGGCGGCTGCCAGCACGCCTATGGCCGTATCGTGCTCGCCTGCCAGAACACCGTCACCGCCATTGCCCTGGCCATCACCCGCGACCGCCAGGCCAGCGAGGACATCGCCCAGGAAGCCTTCGTGAAGGGCTGGCAGCAGCTGCACCAGCTGCGCAGCTCGACCAGCTTCCTGCCGTGGCTGCGGCAGATCACCCGCAACCTGGCCCGCGACTGGTTGCGTGCGCAACGTGGCCGGCCCCTGACCGGCGAGGCGGCCGAGGTGGCACTGGGCATGGCCGCCGATCCGTCGCCGAGCACGGCCGACCGGTTGCAGCGCGTGGAAGAGGAGATCGCCGCCGAGGACATCATCTCCGCCCTGCCCGCCGACAGCCGCGAAGTACTGCTGCTGTACTACCGCGAGGGCCAGCGCTCGCAGCAGGTGGCCGACCTGCTCGGGCTCAGCGACGCGGCGGTACGCAAGCGCCTGTCGCGTGCCCGCGGCCTGGTCCGCGAAGGACTGCTGCAGCGTTTCGGCGAGTTCGCCCGCAGCAGCGCGCCCAGTGCGGCGTTCGCCACCACGGTGGTGTCGATGGTGCTGGTGGCCGCGCCCGGCACCGCCAGTGCCGCAATCCTGCTCGGCACCGGTGTCGGCATCGGTGGCAGCAAGCTCAGCCTCGGTGGCGCCAGTGCCGCCGGCGGTACCGCGATGGGCTCGCTGACCGCCGCACTGGGGCAACTGCACGTGATGCCGGCTGAAAGCTGGGGAGCGGTCATCGGTGGCGTGGTCGGCGGCACGGTCGGCAGCTACTTCGGTGGACGCTTCCTGATGTCGTACGCCCGCAGCAAGGCCGAGCGCGCCGACGTCCGCCATTTCCTCTATCTCAATATCGGCACCTGCATGCTCTGGTGCCTGACGATCCTGATGGCAGTGCTGCTGCAGGCGCCGCTCTGGGCCGTCCTGCTGGTGCAGGTCGCGGGCCTTGCCGTAGTCAACTACCAGTGCCTGGTACCGCTGCAGCGGCTGATGGCGCCGATGATCGCGCGTGACTCGCTGCAGCGCGGGCTCACCGGGACCAACTGGAAGTACGAGGCCATGTACGGCCGCACCGGCATCATCGCCATGAACCTGATGGTCATCGCGCTTGTGCTGTATTCGCTGGTGCGGAGCGGCCGGCTGTAA
- a CDS encoding pathogenicity-like protein, which produces MRQIFSSQRVETVEGVAELLRGHGIDVKVTNGRSYKTRRRGQFSYTDLGNANAYPAVWIVRADDQPRAREILREARLLDTTRRDHPTAEFAFRDAPEAGSGGRSWAWRIRIALLVVIAGVALVIGLRHRGAPAPAAPAPAPQAQPQQAQPAPQAAPEEEEVRVRIQPSK; this is translated from the coding sequence ATGCGCCAGATCTTCAGCAGCCAGCGCGTGGAAACCGTCGAAGGCGTGGCCGAGCTGCTGCGCGGGCACGGCATCGACGTCAAGGTGACCAACGGGCGCTCGTACAAGACCCGCCGCCGTGGTCAGTTCAGCTATACCGACCTGGGCAACGCCAACGCCTACCCGGCCGTGTGGATCGTGCGCGCCGACGATCAGCCGCGCGCGCGCGAAATCCTGCGCGAGGCCCGCCTGCTCGACACCACCCGCCGCGATCATCCCACCGCCGAGTTCGCTTTCCGCGACGCACCGGAAGCGGGCAGCGGCGGCCGCAGCTGGGCCTGGCGCATCCGCATCGCCCTGCTGGTAGTGATTGCCGGCGTGGCGCTGGTGATCGGCCTGCGCCATCGTGGTGCCCCGGCTCCGGCGGCACCGGCCCCTGCCCCGCAGGCCCAGCCTCAGCAGGCCCAGCCGGCCCCGCAGGCCGCGCCGGAAGAGGAAGAAGTGCGGGTCCGCATCCAGCCCTCGAAATGA
- the tesB gene encoding acyl-CoA thioesterase II, whose protein sequence is MNDTPEPVVSELIDLLTLERLEDNLFRGQSRDIGTKYVFGGQVLGQALAAAQATVDNGRHVHSLHAYFLRAGNIDHPIVYDVDRTRDGGSFSVRRVTAIQHGKVIFFCAASFQQAETGAEHQHKMPEVPQPEDIEPNRPLPAEVLERLPIKVQRWLSRGGPFEFRHVYPRDELNPPKRPPYHQVWLRLSEPVGDAPELHQALLAYASDFHLLGTATFPHGISYYHPHVQMASLDHAIWFHRPFRADDWLLYSLDSPSAQDSRGLARGQFFTRNGVLVASTAQEGLIRVVPDQAAAAAVPAKE, encoded by the coding sequence TTGAACGACACGCCCGAACCCGTCGTCTCCGAGCTGATCGACCTGCTCACGCTGGAGCGGCTGGAGGACAACCTGTTCCGCGGGCAGAGCCGCGACATCGGCACCAAGTACGTGTTCGGCGGGCAGGTGCTGGGCCAGGCGCTGGCCGCCGCGCAGGCCACGGTCGACAACGGCCGCCACGTGCATTCGCTGCACGCCTATTTCCTGCGCGCCGGCAACATCGACCACCCGATCGTCTACGACGTGGACCGCACCCGTGATGGCGGCAGCTTCTCGGTGCGCCGGGTCACCGCGATCCAGCACGGCAAGGTGATCTTCTTCTGCGCGGCTTCTTTCCAGCAGGCCGAAACCGGTGCCGAGCACCAGCACAAGATGCCCGAAGTGCCGCAGCCGGAAGACATCGAGCCGAACCGGCCACTGCCGGCCGAAGTGCTGGAACGGTTGCCGATCAAGGTGCAGCGCTGGCTGTCGCGCGGCGGCCCGTTCGAATTCCGCCACGTCTACCCGCGCGACGAACTGAACCCGCCCAAGCGCCCGCCCTACCACCAGGTGTGGCTGCGCCTGAGCGAGCCGGTCGGCGATGCTCCGGAACTGCACCAGGCCCTGCTGGCCTATGCCTCGGACTTCCACCTGCTGGGCACGGCGACCTTCCCGCACGGCATCAGCTACTACCACCCGCACGTGCAGATGGCCTCGCTCGACCACGCGATCTGGTTCCACCGCCCGTTCCGCGCCGACGACTGGCTGCTGTACTCGCTGGACAGCCCCAGCGCGCAGGATTCGCGCGGCCTGGCCCGCGGCCAGTTCTTCACCCGCAATGGCGTGCTGGTGGCCAGCACCGCGCAGGAAGGGCTTATCCGCGTGGTTCCCGACCAGGCCGCGGCCGCCGCCGTGCCGGCCAAGGAGTAA
- a CDS encoding enoyl-CoA hydratase/isomerase family protein gives MTTLIEVINHGPIRELRLARPPVNALDTELCRQLIHAIELAMAEDAHGIVLSGSERIFTGGMDVPHLLSHGDDKHKLLDTWNAFFGAVRTLAESRIPVVAAITGHAPAGGCVLALCCDYRVMARSADPSRPYAIGLNEVQVGLIAPEGIQRLLRRAVGVHRAGVLLTTGSLVPAEQALQIGLVDELAEGDLVVARAIAWLQDLLKQPRQPMLLTRAIARADLHEALHPDLIQLDRFVEAWFAPDAQNALQALVARLGR, from the coding sequence ATGACGACGCTCATCGAGGTGATCAACCATGGCCCCATCCGCGAACTGCGGCTGGCGCGGCCGCCGGTCAACGCACTGGACACCGAACTGTGCCGGCAGTTGATCCACGCCATCGAGCTGGCGATGGCCGAAGACGCGCATGGCATCGTGCTGTCGGGCAGCGAGCGCATCTTCACCGGCGGCATGGACGTGCCGCACCTGCTCTCGCATGGCGATGACAAGCACAAGTTGCTGGACACCTGGAACGCCTTCTTTGGCGCCGTGCGCACGCTGGCCGAGAGCCGCATCCCGGTGGTCGCGGCGATCACCGGCCATGCGCCGGCGGGCGGCTGCGTGCTGGCCCTGTGCTGCGACTACCGGGTGATGGCGCGTAGCGCCGATCCGTCGCGTCCGTATGCCATCGGCCTGAACGAAGTACAGGTGGGCCTGATCGCGCCGGAGGGCATCCAACGCCTGCTGCGCCGTGCGGTGGGCGTGCACCGTGCCGGCGTGCTGCTGACCACCGGCTCGCTGGTGCCGGCCGAACAGGCGCTGCAGATCGGCCTGGTCGATGAACTGGCCGAAGGCGATCTGGTGGTGGCACGCGCCATCGCCTGGCTGCAGGACCTGCTCAAGCAGCCGCGCCAGCCGATGCTGCTGACCCGCGCCATCGCCCGCGCCGACCTGCACGAAGCGCTGCACCCGGACCTGATCCAGCTGGACCGCTTCGTCGAGGCCTGGTTCGCCCCGGACGCGCAGAATGCCCTGCAGGCCCTGGTCGCCCGGCTGGGCAGATAA
- a CDS encoding copper chaperone PCu(A)C codes for MITKPFVGVLLVLCAAAASASAAETACVTVEQGWARLPPNPAMPMTAGYGVIHNGCGKAVVITGASSAVFGDVSLHETTIVDGVSRMRAIERLPLAAGARAELKPGGLHLMLMQGRGALKEGQALPLRLQLEGGGEASAALTVRKVAP; via the coding sequence ATGATAACCAAACCATTCGTTGGCGTACTGTTGGTTCTGTGTGCGGCTGCAGCATCGGCCTCGGCCGCAGAAACGGCCTGCGTCACGGTGGAGCAGGGCTGGGCGCGGTTGCCACCGAATCCCGCGATGCCGATGACCGCTGGCTACGGCGTCATCCACAACGGCTGCGGCAAGGCGGTGGTGATCACCGGTGCAAGCAGCGCGGTGTTTGGCGACGTGTCGCTGCACGAGACCACGATCGTCGATGGCGTCAGCCGGATGCGCGCGATCGAGCGCCTGCCGCTGGCAGCCGGCGCGCGTGCCGAACTCAAGCCGGGTGGCCTGCACCTGATGCTGATGCAGGGCCGTGGCGCGCTGAAGGAGGGGCAGGCGTTGCCGCTGCGGCTGCAGTTGGAGGGCGGTGGTGAAGCCAGTGCGGCGTTGACGGTGCGCAAGGTGGCGCCGTAA
- a CDS encoding enolase — MIHQTELRDLLPGMVPFPAEVFPADQAWLAQHLLPLLKIDLGVLRPELAGQVATMLCPIEPYDGCIGETTEAHHNDFTGTNWIAFELTDGNEMRFLGNEGYFIGDQVDDKYAHEHIAQMRESYARARDYHATHGRLACYSRFGKGEPSERDYLDTLGGPIGFGNWTETAEIPAAFELGFTEAADDPDAPDDAETVIITRNGNKFFAVADVAGYNWCATGADAIVMLYEPVSRTVLFSYDWT, encoded by the coding sequence ATGATCCACCAGACTGAACTGCGCGACCTGCTGCCCGGCATGGTCCCCTTCCCCGCCGAGGTCTTCCCTGCCGATCAGGCGTGGCTCGCGCAGCACCTGCTGCCGCTGCTGAAGATCGACCTTGGCGTACTGCGCCCGGAACTGGCTGGCCAGGTGGCGACGATGCTGTGCCCGATCGAGCCCTATGACGGCTGCATCGGCGAGACCACCGAAGCGCACCACAACGACTTTACCGGCACCAACTGGATCGCCTTCGAACTGACCGACGGCAACGAGATGCGCTTCCTCGGCAACGAGGGCTATTTCATCGGCGACCAGGTGGATGACAAGTACGCGCATGAGCACATCGCACAGATGCGCGAGAGCTATGCCAGGGCGCGCGACTACCATGCCACGCACGGGCGCCTGGCCTGCTACTCGCGCTTCGGCAAGGGTGAACCCAGCGAGCGCGATTATCTGGATACGTTGGGTGGCCCGATCGGTTTCGGCAACTGGACCGAGACCGCAGAGATTCCCGCGGCATTCGAACTGGGCTTCACCGAGGCTGCCGATGACCCCGACGCCCCGGATGACGCCGAAACGGTGATCATCACCCGCAACGGCAACAAGTTCTTTGCCGTGGCCGATGTCGCTGGCTACAACTGGTGCGCAACTGGTGCCGATGCCATCGTGATGTTGTACGAACCGGTGAGCCGCACGGTGCTGTTCTCGTACGACTGGACGTAG
- a CDS encoding thioesterase family protein translates to MSSEHKILARIPISVRWRDMDSMGHVNNAKYISYLEEARVRWMLGVDGVSMTDRIAPVVAATNVNYRLPIVWPNDILVELFVERLGNSSVTIGHRIVDQQDESKLYSDGNVVVVWMDTQTGKSAPLPEAIRSAST, encoded by the coding sequence ATGAGCAGCGAACACAAGATCCTGGCCCGCATCCCGATCAGCGTGCGCTGGCGTGACATGGACAGCATGGGCCACGTCAACAACGCCAAGTACATTTCCTACCTGGAAGAAGCGCGCGTGCGCTGGATGCTGGGCGTGGACGGCGTATCGATGACCGACCGCATCGCCCCGGTGGTGGCCGCGACCAACGTCAACTACCGGCTGCCGATCGTGTGGCCCAACGACATCCTGGTCGAGCTGTTCGTCGAGCGCCTGGGCAACAGCAGCGTGACCATCGGCCACCGCATCGTCGACCAGCAGGACGAGTCGAAGCTGTATTCGGACGGCAACGTGGTGGTGGTCTGGATGGATACGCAGACCGGCAAGAGCGCACCGCTGCCGGAGGCGATCCGCAGCGCGTCCACCTGA